In the genome of Raphanus sativus cultivar WK10039 chromosome 9, ASM80110v3, whole genome shotgun sequence, the window TGAGACAACGACTTTGTAAAAATGTCAGCAAGTTGTAGAGCCGCTGGAATATGTTTAACCTCAAGCGCTTTCAACGCAACTCGCTCCCTAACATAGTGATAGTCCACATCGAAGTGCTTGATTCTTTTGTGAAACATAGGATTGGCGGTGAGACAAACAGCAGAGAGATTGTCACACAATAACAGTGGTGTCCGACTCTGTTGAAGTCCCATAACCCGCAGCATGTTCTGTAGCCATACAATCTCAGAAGCCGCAGCAGACATTGTGCGATACTCAGCTTCGGTTGATGATTTTGAGACAGTGTCGTGTCGTTTTGCAGACCATGAGATCACATTGGAACCAAGCAGAGTACAGAAGCCACCAGTTGATCGTCGAGTCATTGTCGCTATAACAGAGCAGAGTGGAGTCTAACGCTGCAGTAATGCTGATTCCCATGTTGTAAGTGCCCTTTACATAACGCAAAATGCGTTTTAGCAAGGAAAAATCAGCTTTTGACGGCATATGCATCCTTTGGCAGATGTAATTAATAGAGAACTGCAGATCAGGTCGAGTGACAGTCAGATACTGCAGTTTTCCCGTGAGGCTGCGAAAGTAAGATGGATCCTCAAATAGTTCATCTTAACCAGCAACAGTAGCAAGTTTAAGCGGTAATGGCATTGCAATGGGGAGCACAGTCAGCCATACCAGCAGTGATGAGCAGCTCTTGTGCATATTTTTCTTGGTTCATGAATAGACCTTCTTCAGTATGATGAATCTGAACACCAAGAAAGTAGTAAGCTTCATCCATATCTTTCATGTGAAACTGTGTCTTCAAGCTGCTTAGGAGAGTTTGAAGCAACTCATCATTGTTACTAGTGATCAACATGTCATCAACGTAAAGCAACAAGTAGATAACGTTGGAGCCTCTGTGATAAATGAATAATGATGGATCTGGGAAGCTGCAGGAGAAGCCAAAGTCAAGAAGAAACAGACTGAACTTATCGAACCATGCTCGTGGAGCCTGCTTCAGACCGTAGATAGCCTTTTTGAGTTTACAGACGTAATCTGGTCTCTCTGGATCTTCAAACCCCGGTGTCTATGTCATGAAGACTGTTTCTTTCAAGTCACCTGGAGAAACGCGTTTTGAACGTCAAGCTGTTGTATCTTCCACTTCTTGGTCACTGCTACATGGAATACTGTGCGGATTGTTGCGGTTCTGACAACAGGACTAAAGGTCTCGATGAAATCAGTACCCTCTTCCTGTTCGTTTCCTCGAGCAACAAGCCTTGATTTAAGCTTATTCACAGTTCCATCAGCATTGAATTTGACCTTGTGAACCCAACCACAGTTGATCAACGGATGATCTTGAGCTTCATGTGGAAGAACCAAATCCCAAGTTTCAGTTTCAGGCATATTGCCAACTTCAGTACTCATCGCTCCATTCCAACGCGGATCTTTTAAAGCTGCCTTTAAGGATTTGGGCTCTGTGTACTCTGTTTTCACAGTGAATAGAGCGTAACGTGGGTTTGGTTTGATGATTCCAGCCCGAGCTCTTGTTGTCATCGAGTGAGGAGCAGTCACAGCCTGGGGTTGAAGAGGCAGATCTGGTTCTGCAATGTCTGAATGGGAGGAAGCTGATGAATATGTTGAGTCTGCTTCATGAGAAGAACCCGCATTTTTAGTGTTGCTGCTGACCAGGTGAAGGTGGTGCTAATGGTGGTAGGACTACTGGAATAGTTCCAACATTAACCACCGTAGAGCGATGAGCAGGAAGGACCTCTTCAGGAACATCATCTGCAGGCAAAGGAGCTGTCTTGTGAATATTTGCAGAGTGCCAAGCGTTGAGCATTGCAGAATCAGTTGGCAAGTGATACTGACTATAGATATCTGCAAAAGGGAATGCAGACTCGTCAAAAAGAACATGGCGACTGATGTAGACTCGGCCTGTTGGAGGGTAGAGATATTGATAGCCCTTATACTTTTCGTTTTAGCCAAGAAAAACACACACCAGAGATTTAGGATCCAGTTTGTTCTTCATATAAGGTCTCAGATACGGGAAGCATTTGCAGCCAAATGTTCTTAAAGAAGTGTAGACAGGAGGCTTCCCATGTAGAGCTTCATATGGACTGTTTCCGTTTGGCAGAGCTGAGGAAGGTATCAAATAGCTCAAGAACACTGGTGTGAAGAAAGCCTCAACCCACAACTGTTGTGGAACTTTGCTGTGATACATCATCGTGAGGCCTAACTCCGTGATGTGTCTATGTTTGCGCTCAGCCAAACCATTTTGCTGAGGCGTATGAGGACAAGAGAGGAGCTGCTGGATGCCGTGACTAGCAAGATGACTCAGAAACTCTGTACTGATATACTCCCCTCCACCATCACACTGAAACTTCTGTATCTTTGTTTGAAACTGATTCTCGACAAGAGATTGAAAACGAACAAAGACAGAGAAGAAATCTGCTTTAGTCTTGAGAGGATAGAACCAGGAGAAGCGAGTATGATTGTCAAAAAAGATAACGTAGTATTGAATCCTTGTGATGATACAACTGGACTAGGTCCCCACAAATCTGAAGGTATCCTCTCTAGAGGTTTTGAAGCAACAAAATCAGAAGAAATAAAAGGAAGTCTGCAACTTTTGCCTAACTGGCACGCATCACACAGCTTCTCCAGACCAGAGCTATGCATGATGATCGCCTTATTCTTGGATAGTTGTTGAATAATGTCTCTGTTTGAGTGTCCAAGCCGATGATGCCAGACTGCTTCACTGACTGCTTGCTGTCTTGTGGAATAAAAGGCTTGAAAATGAGCATCCTTCAACACGTAAAGGTTTTTATGCCTTCTTCCTTGAGTTATCACCTGCTTTGTCTCCTTGTCCTTACCAAGCACAGAGGTATCATCAAACGTAATCTCACAAGAGAAGTCTGTGGTAAGCTTAGAGACAGATAAAAGAGATTTTGTAATAGCAGGACATACTAAGACATCCTCTAAAGGCAGTGTACCTTGAGGAGTTTGCAGAGCGATAGACCCAATGTGAGTAATGGGAAGGTAGTCGCCATTACCCACTATAACCTGATCATCACCGAGATACGGTTCAGAGGACTGAAGATGAGACAGGTTGCTTGTGATATGAGCCGAAGCAGCTGATTCAGGGTACCATTCATGACCAGAGTACTGTTATTGATCTGAAAGCTCATTGTTGTCAAGGCATTGTGAACGTTCTCATGAACTTGAAACGCTTTATCGAATCTGCTGTGACACTTTGCTGCAGAGTGACCAAACTTCCCACATATCTGACAAGTGACCTTCGAGTTGGAGTTGCCTGAGAACTGTTGTTGAAAACCGCGGCCGCTAGTTGAGTAGGAACCAGAACCTCTTCCTCTGTAACCCCCACGACCAGAGTAGTAACCTCTGCCTCTGTTGGAGTAGCCTCTACCAGCATGGAAGGCTAGATGAGGAGTTACTTCACTCGCAGCAGCTTGTTTTTTACTCTAAAGTTTGTCATCGAAAGTTACAAGCTTGATGACCGCATCTTCGAAACTCAAGTCAGGTAGAGAATCCATAGAATGCTCTATGACAGTGGAAATAGACTCATATTATTTGCCTAGGCCACTTAAAGCGCCATAGATCATCTCATGTTCAGTAACTGGAAAGCCTATGGAGTCTAACTGATTCATATTCTTTGCCTAGACCACTTAACGCTCTTGACATCTCCTAGATACTCGGTCATTGTCTTTTGGTTTTTAGCCATACCTTGGAGCTTACGCTGGAGATCGAGCTTACGGGTAGCAGAGATTCTGTTGTACTTCTTTCCCAGACTGAACCAAACCTCCTGAGCAGATTGCAACCCATAAATAGAACGGAGAGCGTCTTCTGTAAGACAACCGAACAACCAGGCCATCACGAGTTGATCTCGACGGATCCATTTGACAAACTCTGGGTTGGCCTCCTCGTTTGTGACTTCTCCGTTTGTGACCGTAACAGTAGGAGACGGACGAGGCGAGCTGCCATTGATGAAGCCAAGAAGAGATTGGCTAGAGAGAAACGACTCAAACTGAGTCTTCCAAAAAAGATAGTTTGTAGAAGAAAGTTTGAGAGTGACACATTGAGAAATGCTTAGAGAAGGAGCTGATAAGGGATCCGAGGTATCGGCCATATCTCTAATACCATGTGAAATCTAGAGAGGTTTTGTGCGAAGATGCAAACTTTATTCTTATTCAGCTTATCTTAAAGGTTCATTACAACGTCATTCTCTATTTATACAAGGATCTCATCTTAACCTAAAGTAGAGTGTCATCATCATGTCAGCAGATGATTGGAGACTGAATAAGACAGTCAAATCTATTGAATATTAGAAGACTATGAGCTGTCTTTGTCGCACTCGCAGCAGCTGCTTCGTTGAAGGTTGTTGCAGAAACGACAGAGGAACTGCTACTGGGCTTCACGTTGGGCTCTAGTATCTTTGTGTTTGGCTTTACATTGGGCTTCAGTATTTCTGTAACCGGCCCACTGCTTGCTATATGTTTCTCCAAAATCAAAATATCGCATGTAGCTATAAATGTTGATAACAGAAGAGTAAGAATTTTGTTCACGCAAACTTTGACACAAGAAGATATGAGAATGAGTCTTTAGTATTTAATCATACACCTGGTATAGATGCTTGAAGAAAATGCTGACGTAAATAAATTGGTGGATTCTCTTTGTAGTAAGAAAAGATATTTATTAAGAAGATTTACAGAAGACACGAATTAGGAAGAGATAGATGCAAATAATCATGGATTAAGGTATGACTGTTGGTGCAGAGCTGGAGAGCCAAAGATTCATCATTCGCCAATTCTGAACAATTTGCCTCATTGCAGTCGGCAAAATACTTTCCATTAATCCTTCTGGTTTCGTTACTCAATGCCACATAACATGTTGTTGCTGCGCCCTAACCcccatgacaaaaaaaaaacttggggagttaatatgatataaatttttttaatatatttacatgtGATAATagggttagttttttttattacacaTGTGAGACGTAGTGCCATTTTTAAATACAAGTCTGCATGAATATTGATGATGACGACAAAACTTTTATTTgggatttaaaataaatatttattgtcTGCCCGAAAAAACCAATATGAGGTTGTTGGGCCTATGAATTGTACTTCCTCTTCCTTTGTCTCAAAATAATCTATGTTTtaggaaataaaaaatgtttctaaaaatatatgtttacattttcaatatataataataataaattgtaaaattcaaggcattaatatgtttttgaattttaatggGTAAAAAAATATGGACAcagaaaacatattataatcAAGAGTTTacgtttttaatatatttgaaagctctaaaacaaacattatttaaaaaaggaaaaaataatatttagaggAAACAAAATGAACGAATACACATATATACCTGGCTTACAGACTTTAGCAGCTTCGAAGCTATCAAAAACAGTGAATCTGCATCAACGCACAtcatgattttattttcttttatttttccttaCCAGTTTTTGGATTCCTTTTCCATTGCTATATATATGGTACGATTTAATTTCACCTGTCAAAAGACCCTTGTGTGCTCTGATAATTCCTGTTTTAACAATCCCAGGATGGACTACATTTATCGTTACGTTTGCATTTATATCCTGTAAGCATATTTAGTGAAATTTTCCaattattatgtatataaacaaaaataataataaaaagttgtaATTAGTACTTTTCAAATATAGTTTGCCTAAATATGTTTCAAAACGCACCTTTAATCGCCTGCTCAACGCTTTGGCATGTAAAATTGTTGCCAGCTTTGACTGAGCATATGCCTTCGTACCATTATACCTTTTGGTTACGCAACACAAGTTAGTATACCAAACAAAAACTTTATGGTCTTTATCATATGATTAGTTTCAATATACCGTAGGTAGTTTTaagtattaaaaatagaaatgatcGTGTGAATTACTTAATGGGGTGTAGTAATTTAGGGAAGGAGAAACAATCAGGCTTGACCCAACTATGAATCACTGAAGTAAGGTTAATGATTCGTCCTTCTATTCCACTCTTCTTAGCCGTCTCTATCATTTTTTCTATCAGCATCTCTGTTAATAAGTAATGTCCTGAAAAAAATATACTTCCCATTATTAAATTCTTCTTCACTCTGTCATCTGTGTAATGATTCAAGAAAATCACCTAAAAAGTTTGTAGCAAATGTCAGTTCAATCTTTTCTTCTGAGAATTCAAGATTTGGAGAGAAAACCCCTGCAT includes:
- the LOC108837040 gene encoding short-chain dehydrogenase TIC 32 A, chloroplastic; the protein is MKGTLRYLAGIAGPNGFGSRSTAEQVTQHCVFPYSHLTAIITGGTSGIGAETARVLAKRGVRVVMAVRDMKKAEMVKEKIVIENPEADIVLLEIDLSSLSSVARFCSQFLSQDLPLNIIINNAGVFSPNLEFSEEKIELTFATNFLGHYLLTEMLIEKMIETAKKSGIEGRIINLTSVIHSWVKPDCFSFPKLLHPIKYNGTKAYAQSKLATILHAKALSRRLKDINANVTINVVHPGIVKTGIIRAHKGLLTDSLFLIASKLLKSVSQGAATTCYVALSNETRRINGKYFADCNEANCSELANDESLALQLCTNSHTLIHDYLHLSLPNSCLL